In the Leptotrichia sp. oral taxon 212 genome, one interval contains:
- a CDS encoding phospho-sugar mutase, which produces MNFLKKYEYWLNSDSIDEKDKEELRSLKDNQKEIEDRFFKDLSFGTGGMRGVRGIGTNRINKYMIRKATQGLANYMIKYNEKEAKEKGVIIAHDSRIGSREYALNTAGVMAANGIKAYIYPDLRSTPELSFGVRYKGCLAGIVVTASHNPPEYNGYKVYWSDGGQIVPPESTEIVAEVNKIATLEEIKVISEEEGRKQGLIIELDNKIDDDYISEIKKQTLKTDIPGKEDFKIVYTPLHGTGGRPMKRILSDFGYSFEVVKEQIEPDGNFPTVVYANPEEVAAFKLGTALADKTGAKIVMANDPDADRIGIAVKDDNDEWYYPNGNQVGLLLLQYLLNNKKDIPANAKVITTIVSTPMIDVIAPAKNVGVMKTLTGFKYIGEKIRQFENKELDGSYLFGFEESYGYLIGTHARDKDALVTSMIIAEMAAYYNSIGSSIYKELQKLYREFGFYLEGIKSVTLKGKDGIEKMAELMAGLRENVKDTVIGKKIKIKRDFDSHKEYNLETGEVKEIHLPKENVLQFVLEDDTYITARPSGTEPKIKFYFSVNSDSNENVKEKLDKTMKEFLEILNL; this is translated from the coding sequence ATGAATTTTTTAAAAAAATATGAGTACTGGCTAAATTCTGATTCTATTGATGAGAAAGATAAGGAAGAGCTGAGAAGTCTAAAAGATAATCAGAAAGAAATCGAAGACAGATTTTTTAAGGATCTGAGCTTTGGTACAGGGGGAATGAGAGGGGTAAGAGGAATAGGAACAAACAGAATAAATAAATATATGATAAGAAAAGCAACACAGGGACTTGCTAACTATATGATTAAATACAATGAAAAGGAAGCAAAAGAAAAGGGAGTAATAATTGCTCATGATTCCAGAATAGGTTCAAGGGAATATGCACTTAATACAGCAGGAGTAATGGCGGCAAACGGAATAAAGGCATATATTTATCCTGATTTGAGATCTACTCCGGAATTATCGTTTGGTGTAAGATATAAAGGATGCCTTGCAGGAATAGTTGTAACTGCAAGCCATAATCCTCCTGAATATAATGGTTATAAAGTGTACTGGAGTGATGGTGGACAGATAGTTCCTCCTGAATCTACAGAAATAGTGGCTGAAGTAAATAAGATAGCAACTCTTGAAGAAATAAAAGTCATATCTGAAGAAGAAGGAAGAAAACAGGGACTTATAATTGAACTTGACAACAAGATTGATGATGACTACATTTCAGAAATAAAGAAACAGACATTGAAGACTGATATTCCTGGAAAGGAAGATTTCAAGATAGTATATACTCCACTTCATGGAACAGGTGGAAGACCAATGAAGAGAATACTGTCTGACTTTGGATACAGCTTTGAGGTTGTAAAGGAGCAGATAGAACCTGATGGAAACTTCCCTACGGTAGTCTATGCAAATCCTGAAGAAGTTGCGGCATTTAAGCTGGGAACAGCTTTAGCTGATAAAACTGGAGCAAAAATTGTCATGGCAAATGATCCAGATGCAGACAGGATAGGAATAGCCGTAAAGGATGATAATGATGAATGGTACTATCCAAATGGAAATCAGGTAGGACTGCTACTGCTTCAGTATCTTCTGAACAACAAAAAGGATATCCCTGCAAATGCGAAGGTGATAACTACAATAGTTTCAACACCTATGATAGATGTAATAGCACCTGCAAAGAATGTGGGAGTTATGAAGACGCTTACAGGATTTAAGTATATAGGGGAAAAGATAAGACAGTTTGAAAATAAGGAGCTTGATGGAAGCTATCTGTTTGGATTTGAGGAAAGTTACGGATATCTGATAGGAACTCATGCAAGAGACAAGGATGCCCTTGTAACATCAATGATAATAGCAGAAATGGCGGCATATTATAATTCTATCGGAAGTTCAATCTACAAGGAACTGCAGAAACTTTACAGAGAATTCGGATTCTATCTTGAAGGGATAAAATCAGTCACATTAAAAGGGAAAGACGGAATAGAAAAGATGGCGGAACTGATGGCAGGTCTGAGGGAAAATGTAAAGGATACAGTAATAGGTAAGAAAATAAAGATAAAGAGGGATTTTGATTCACATAAGGAATACAATCTTGAAACAGGGGAAGTGAAGGAAATACATCTTCCAAAGGAAAATGTTCT
- a CDS encoding DapH/DapD/GlmU-related protein — MERSFYELIKLSINLLKTKLFFPKARLIRFPFDIRGKKYIKYGKNFTTGTGCRIEAYKFFSDSPEMIIGNNVQINDYVHLACGKSLIIEDDVLIASKVYISDINHGNYSRENHSFPEEKAKNREIFSKPVKICENVWIGENAIILPGIEIGKNSVIGAGSVVTKNVPENCIVAGNPARIIKKYNFDNKKWEKK, encoded by the coding sequence ATGGAAAGATCTTTTTACGAATTAATAAAATTGTCTATTAATCTTTTAAAAACTAAATTATTTTTTCCGAAAGCAAGACTTATACGTTTTCCTTTTGATATAAGAGGAAAAAAATATATAAAATATGGCAAAAATTTTACTACAGGAACAGGCTGCCGAATAGAAGCATATAAGTTTTTCAGTGATTCTCCTGAAATGATTATAGGAAATAATGTCCAGATTAATGATTATGTGCATCTGGCATGCGGGAAATCATTGATTATAGAAGATGATGTACTTATAGCGAGTAAAGTATATATATCAGATATTAATCATGGGAATTATTCCAGAGAAAACCATTCTTTTCCTGAAGAAAAAGCTAAGAATAGAGAGATATTTTCAAAACCAGTAAAAATATGTGAAAATGTCTGGATTGGAGAAAATGCTATTATTCTGCCAGGAATAGAGATAGGAAAAAATTCTGTAATTGGAGCGGGATCAGTTGTTACGAAGAATGTTCCTGAGAATTGTATTGTAGCAGGTAATCCTGCCAGAATAATAAAAAAATATAATTTTGACAATAAAAAATGGGAAAAAAAATAA